Proteins from one Triticum aestivum cultivar Chinese Spring chromosome 7A, IWGSC CS RefSeq v2.1, whole genome shotgun sequence genomic window:
- the LOC123148639 gene encoding 60S acidic ribosomal protein P3 — protein MGVFTFVCRDSGAEWSAKQHKGELEASAATPYDLQRQLVSAACAEDKSGGVQSSFTMVSPKSAIFQVVIGGASAGPIGGGGAAGGAAASGGAAAEAPKAEEKKEEEKEESEDDLGFSLFD, from the exons ATGGGCGTCTTCACCTTCGTGTGCCGCGACTCCGGCGCCGAGTGGTCGGCCAAGCAGCACAAGGGCGAGCTCGAGGCCTCCGCCGCCACCCCCTACGACCTGCAGCGCCAGCTCGtctccgccgcctgcgccgaggACAAGTCCGGCGGCGTCCAGTCCTCCTTCACCATGGTCTCCCCCAAGTCCGCCATCTTCCAG GTGGTCATTGGTGGTGCCTCTGCTGGTCCGAtcggtggtggtggtgctgctggtgGTGCCGCAGCATCAGGTGGAGCTGCCGCTGAGGCCCCCAAGgctgaggagaagaaggaagaagagaaggaggagagcgaggacgaccttggcttctccctctttgatTAG